In one Aromatoleum aromaticum EbN1 genomic region, the following are encoded:
- a CDS encoding sulfurtransferase TusA family protein — protein sequence MDFDKEVDARGLTCPLPILRTKKMLAEMTPGQVVRVLATDPGSVKDFQAFAKQTGNDLLQQGETADRAFEFFLRRK from the coding sequence ATGGATTTCGACAAGGAAGTCGATGCACGCGGGCTGACCTGCCCGCTGCCAATCCTGCGTACGAAGAAGATGCTCGCGGAAATGACCCCGGGCCAGGTGGTGCGCGTGCTCGCGACGGACCCCGGATCGGTGAAGGATTTCCAGGCGTTCGCGAAGCAGACCGGCAATGATCTGCTGCAGCAGGGCGAGACGGCCGATCGGGCTTTCGAATTCTTCCTGCGGCGCAAGTAG
- a CDS encoding M48 family metalloprotease, translated as MIKRLFILLLCVAMMPRLNAADLPDLGDVAASELSPLAERRIGESIIREIRFRDAAYLDDAEIEDYVDRLGQRLVTASAAPYQEFAFFVIRDATLNAFALPGGFIGVHSGLILAAESESELASVLGHEIAHVTQRHIAQLVGKQSQSSMVMLASLLVAVLAARSNSQISEAAIAAGQAGAIQSQLGYTRDFEREADRLGLQTLEGAGYDVRGMPSFFERLQRASRFYENNAPSYLRTHPLTGERISDMGNRVAQMRYRQVPDSQDFGFVRAKLRVTAAAPLDAVREFQSLAAKPGADAAARYGLARALLAAGRIDEATKALDVVRRDAPASPFIESLAAELRLAARDPAAAVKILEAAQARFPDSRALRYALIDALLQAGRADEAAAMARADALRRTDDDRMWTLVARSEAALGRRTAQHRAQAEVYVLQGSLPAAIEQLDLARRAGDGDFYELSAVDARMRELKAEEHQRRLDRREGN; from the coding sequence ATGATCAAACGACTTTTTATCCTGCTGCTGTGCGTCGCGATGATGCCGCGCCTGAACGCGGCCGATCTGCCGGATCTCGGCGACGTCGCGGCGTCCGAGCTTTCTCCGCTCGCCGAGCGCAGGATCGGCGAATCGATCATTCGCGAGATCCGTTTCCGCGATGCCGCCTATCTCGACGACGCCGAAATCGAGGACTACGTCGATCGCCTCGGCCAGCGCCTCGTGACGGCGAGCGCGGCGCCGTACCAGGAGTTCGCCTTCTTCGTCATCCGCGATGCAACGCTCAATGCCTTCGCACTGCCCGGCGGCTTCATCGGCGTGCATAGCGGGCTGATCCTGGCGGCCGAATCGGAATCCGAGCTGGCTTCGGTGCTGGGGCATGAAATTGCCCACGTGACGCAGCGCCACATTGCCCAGTTGGTCGGCAAGCAGAGCCAGTCGAGCATGGTGATGCTCGCGTCGCTGCTCGTCGCGGTGCTCGCGGCGCGCAGCAATTCGCAGATCAGCGAGGCGGCGATCGCCGCCGGGCAGGCGGGGGCGATCCAGTCGCAGCTCGGCTACACGCGCGACTTCGAACGCGAGGCCGACCGCCTGGGCCTGCAGACGCTCGAAGGGGCGGGCTACGACGTGCGCGGCATGCCGAGTTTCTTCGAGCGTCTGCAACGCGCGAGCCGTTTCTATGAGAACAATGCGCCGAGCTACCTGCGCACCCACCCGCTGACCGGCGAGCGGATTTCGGACATGGGCAACCGCGTCGCGCAGATGCGCTATCGGCAGGTGCCGGATTCGCAGGATTTCGGGTTCGTGCGGGCGAAGCTGCGCGTCACCGCGGCCGCGCCGCTCGACGCAGTGCGGGAATTCCAGTCGCTGGCGGCGAAACCCGGGGCCGACGCCGCGGCGCGCTACGGTCTGGCGCGCGCGCTGCTCGCGGCCGGGCGGATCGATGAGGCGACCAAGGCGCTCGACGTGGTGCGGCGCGACGCTCCCGCATCGCCGTTCATCGAATCGCTCGCGGCCGAGTTGCGGCTTGCGGCGCGTGACCCCGCCGCCGCGGTGAAGATCCTCGAGGCGGCGCAGGCGCGATTCCCCGACAGCCGCGCGCTGCGCTACGCGCTGATCGATGCCTTGCTGCAGGCCGGCCGCGCCGACGAGGCGGCCGCGATGGCGCGTGCGGACGCGCTGCGTCGCACTGATGATGACCGCATGTGGACGCTCGTCGCACGCTCGGAGGCGGCGCTTGGTCGTCGCACCGCGCAGCATCGCGCCCAGGCCGAAGTGTACGTGCTGCAGGGAAGTCTGCCTGCGGCGATCGAGCAACTCGACCTCGCACGGCGGGCCGGGGACGGCGACTTCTACGAGCTTTCCGCCGTCGATGCGCGGATGCGCGAGCTGAAAGCCGAGGAACACCAACGCCGCCTCGACAGGCGCGAGGGGAACTGA
- the moaC gene encoding cyclic pyranopterin monophosphate synthase MoaC produces the protein MTQPGTPPIVTPILTHFDADGQAHMVDVGDKRETRRVAVAQGRITMQPATFAMIQSGTAKKGDVLGIARIAAIQASKRASELIPLCHPIPLTRVAVEFILDEPASSIACSVTAETVGRTGVEMEALTAVSVALLTIYDMCKAVDRGMRMDCIQLVEKLGGKSGHWVAGNAG, from the coding sequence ATGACCCAACCCGGCACGCCTCCGATCGTCACCCCGATCCTCACCCATTTCGACGCCGACGGACAGGCCCACATGGTGGATGTCGGTGACAAGCGCGAAACCCGTCGCGTCGCGGTCGCACAAGGCCGGATCACGATGCAGCCGGCCACTTTTGCGATGATCCAGTCCGGCACCGCGAAGAAGGGCGACGTGCTCGGCATCGCCCGTATCGCCGCAATCCAGGCCTCGAAGCGTGCAAGCGAGCTGATTCCGCTGTGCCACCCGATTCCGCTGACGCGCGTCGCAGTCGAGTTCATACTCGACGAGCCGGCCAGCTCGATCGCCTGCAGCGTGACCGCGGAGACCGTCGGACGCACCGGTGTCGAGATGGAAGCGCTCACCGCGGTCAGCGTCGCGCTGCTGACGATCTACGACATGTGCAAGGCGGTCGACCGCGGCATGCGCATGGACTGCATCCAGCTCGTCGAAAAACTCGGCGGCAAGTCGGGGCACTGGGTCGCCGGCAACGCCGGGTAG
- a CDS encoding DNA-3-methyladenine glycosylase family protein, which yields MTATVSCEVGLPADFRTDDVLAFHRRDPLAVAERVEGQTLQKGVVWEGRPACLTIRFDSAQASAELAIDGAPGAAAPAALAQLLPRMLGLTQQVEVFERTYRDHPQLGPLIARHPGLRVPLSASPFEALSWAITGQQISVRAAISLRRRLIEVAGLRHSVGLACYPDAERVAGLNEADLRSAGFSQAKAQTLIRLGRLVAEDELPLNTWIATLPVDEIRERLMRVRGIGPWTIDYALLRGFGWLDGSLHGDVVVRRSLQAVLDCPDSVTEGQAKRWLAEFSPWRALIAAHLWAVGLGKLP from the coding sequence ATGACGGCGACCGTGTCCTGCGAGGTCGGGCTGCCGGCCGATTTCCGCACCGACGATGTGCTCGCTTTCCATCGCCGCGACCCGCTCGCAGTTGCGGAACGAGTCGAGGGGCAAACGCTGCAGAAAGGCGTCGTGTGGGAAGGCCGCCCGGCATGCCTCACGATCCGCTTCGACAGCGCGCAGGCGAGCGCCGAACTCGCGATCGACGGGGCGCCGGGCGCCGCTGCACCTGCGGCGCTCGCACAGTTGCTGCCGCGCATGCTGGGCCTGACCCAGCAGGTCGAGGTGTTCGAACGGACCTATCGCGACCATCCGCAACTGGGCCCGCTCATCGCCCGCCATCCCGGGCTGCGAGTGCCGCTGTCGGCGAGTCCGTTTGAAGCGCTCAGTTGGGCGATCACCGGGCAGCAGATCAGCGTGCGGGCGGCGATCTCGCTACGACGCCGGCTGATCGAAGTCGCCGGGCTGCGCCATTCGGTCGGCCTCGCCTGCTATCCCGATGCAGAACGGGTGGCCGGGTTGAACGAGGCGGATCTGCGATCAGCTGGTTTCTCGCAGGCGAAAGCGCAGACGCTGATCAGGCTCGGCCGTCTCGTCGCCGAAGACGAGCTGCCGCTCAATACGTGGATCGCGACGCTGCCGGTCGACGAGATCCGCGAGCGCCTGATGCGAGTGCGCGGCATCGGGCCATGGACGATCGATTACGCGCTGCTGAGAGGTTTCGGCTGGCTGGATGGATCACTGCACGGCGACGTCGTGGTGCGCCGCAGCCTGCAGGCAGTGCTCGACTGCCCGGACAGCGTCACCGAAGGACAGGCGAAGCGCTGGCTTGCAGAATTCTCGCCGTGGCGCGCGTTGATTGCGGCCCACCTTTGGGCGGTCGGGCTGGGGAAACTTCCTTAG
- a CDS encoding methylated-DNA--[protein]-cysteine S-methyltransferase: MTTKHEMLAAVTSAEIQFATGECSLGAILVAASGPGVCAILIGDDPERLARDLQDRFPHAALISGDADFERTVATVVRFVESPALRLDLPFDIRGTAFQQRVWQVLREIPPGQTASYAEIARRIGAPKAARAVAGACAANLLAVAIPCHRAVRNDGQLSGYRWGIERKRALLDREAGR; encoded by the coding sequence ATGACGACAAAGCATGAAATGCTCGCGGCAGTGACCTCGGCTGAGATCCAGTTTGCGACCGGCGAATGTTCGCTGGGAGCGATTCTCGTCGCAGCGAGCGGGCCGGGGGTGTGCGCGATCTTGATCGGCGACGATCCGGAGCGGCTCGCGCGTGATCTGCAGGATCGCTTTCCGCATGCTGCGCTGATCAGCGGGGATGCCGATTTCGAGCGGACTGTCGCGACCGTAGTGAGGTTCGTCGAATCTCCCGCGCTCAGGCTGGATCTGCCCTTCGACATTCGCGGCACAGCGTTCCAGCAGCGTGTGTGGCAGGTGCTGCGGGAGATTCCGCCCGGGCAGACAGCGAGCTACGCCGAGATCGCGCGGCGAATCGGCGCGCCGAAAGCGGCCCGGGCAGTGGCCGGGGCATGCGCCGCGAACCTCCTCGCGGTCGCGATCCCATGTCATCGCGCAGTGCGCAACGACGGCCAACTGTCGGGTTACCGCTGGGGGATCGAACGCAAGCGTGCGCTGCTCGATCGCGAGGCCGGGCGATGA
- a CDS encoding glycosyltransferase, with product MTQRKRVLFVSETVTLAHIARPYALARGLDPTIWEVVFACADNYPKLFPDWPWQRETIQSIPPSVFMNRLARGRRLYSLDTLRQYARKDLRVIETVQPDIVVGDFRLSLSVSARVAGIPYVALTNAYWSPYASRHRFPVPCLPMTRIIGLPLATALFTMARPAAFAWHTLPLNRLRREYGLPSLGLDLRRVYTDADVTLYADVPELVPTSGLPDNHRYIGPIEWSPPIAMPEFTLQDPGKPLVYVTMGSSGAGALLPRILDALSGIDCHVAVATAGIPLREIPANAMVADYLPGDRMSARASLVICNGGSPTSHQALAHGVPVLGIPFNLDQHLNMDYLTIYGAGHVLRPEKATAAVLRAAARTLLQDATIRHRARELARIIRRHHPADTLARTITEITEANS from the coding sequence GTGACGCAACGCAAGCGGGTTCTGTTCGTCTCCGAGACCGTCACGCTGGCTCACATTGCACGCCCCTATGCGCTTGCCCGCGGCCTTGATCCGACGATCTGGGAAGTTGTTTTCGCCTGCGCCGACAACTATCCCAAGCTCTTCCCCGACTGGCCGTGGCAGCGGGAGACGATCCAGTCGATCCCGCCCAGCGTGTTCATGAATCGTCTGGCGCGGGGCCGCCGGCTCTATTCGCTGGATACCCTGCGGCAGTATGCGCGCAAGGACCTCCGCGTGATCGAGACCGTGCAGCCGGACATCGTCGTCGGCGACTTCCGGCTTTCGCTGTCGGTCAGCGCCCGCGTCGCCGGCATACCCTACGTCGCGCTTACCAACGCATACTGGAGCCCCTACGCCTCGCGGCATCGTTTTCCGGTGCCCTGCCTGCCGATGACGCGCATCATCGGGCTGCCGCTCGCCACCGCGCTGTTCACGATGGCCCGGCCGGCGGCGTTCGCGTGGCACACCCTCCCGCTCAACCGCCTGCGCCGCGAATACGGGTTGCCGAGCCTCGGGCTCGATCTGCGCCGCGTCTACACCGATGCCGATGTCACACTCTACGCCGATGTGCCGGAACTCGTTCCGACCTCAGGGTTGCCGGACAACCATCGCTACATCGGCCCGATCGAATGGTCACCGCCGATCGCGATGCCCGAATTCACGTTACAGGATCCGGGCAAGCCCCTGGTTTACGTGACGATGGGCAGTTCAGGGGCGGGCGCACTCCTGCCGCGCATTCTGGATGCGCTGTCAGGCATCGACTGCCACGTCGCGGTCGCAACGGCAGGCATCCCGCTGCGCGAGATTCCGGCCAACGCGATGGTCGCCGACTATCTCCCCGGCGACCGCATGAGCGCGCGCGCGAGCCTCGTCATCTGCAACGGCGGCAGCCCGACGAGCCACCAGGCGCTCGCCCACGGCGTGCCGGTGCTCGGAATACCGTTCAACCTCGATCAGCATCTGAATATGGACTACCTGACCATCTATGGCGCCGGGCATGTGTTGCGACCGGAGAAAGCCACGGCAGCCGTGTTGCGGGCGGCCGCGAGGACATTGCTGCAAGACGCCACGATCCGGCACCGGGCCCGGGAGTTGGCCCGGATCATTCGGCGCCATCACCCTGCCGACACACTGGCCCGCACCATCACCGAAATCACCGAGGCGAATTCATGA
- a CDS encoding DapH/DapD/GlmU-related protein — translation MRKISLPQIATFVTILSIVLALAAGTAWATLGSLPLGDFRGIAVVAAAAVFLVAYGITAYRLFLWLLPLPEGDIPRGSLSEFIYHVYLLFFLILFYPIMRSGAVPVPILRLIYLALGARLGENTYSSGIILDPIFVEIGSNSIVGQFALLVPHVIEGDKLAHYPIRIGNDVTIGAHSCVLAGVTIGDGAIVATGAVVSKGTRIGPGEVWGGVPARRLKAGVGPDE, via the coding sequence ATGAGAAAAATATCGCTGCCGCAGATCGCGACCTTCGTCACGATCCTGTCGATTGTCCTGGCGCTGGCTGCGGGCACCGCGTGGGCAACTCTAGGGAGTCTGCCGTTGGGAGATTTCCGCGGCATCGCCGTCGTCGCAGCCGCGGCCGTCTTCCTGGTCGCCTATGGCATCACCGCGTACCGACTGTTCCTGTGGTTGTTGCCGTTGCCCGAAGGGGATATCCCGCGCGGTTCGCTGAGCGAGTTCATCTACCATGTCTATCTGCTGTTCTTCCTCATTCTCTTCTATCCGATCATGCGCAGCGGCGCCGTGCCGGTGCCCATCCTCCGCCTTATCTACCTTGCGCTTGGGGCACGCCTGGGGGAAAACACCTACAGTTCGGGAATCATCCTCGACCCGATCTTTGTCGAGATCGGCAGCAACAGCATCGTCGGCCAGTTCGCCCTGCTCGTCCCCCACGTCATCGAGGGCGACAAGCTTGCGCATTATCCAATCCGGATCGGCAATGATGTGACCATCGGCGCCCATTCCTGCGTGCTGGCCGGCGTCACGATCGGCGACGGCGCGATCGTCGCCACCGGCGCGGTAGTATCCAAAGGCACCCGCATCGGCCCTGGGGAGGTGTGGGGCGGCGTGCCCGCCCGGCGCCTGAAGGCGGGCGTCGGGCCGGATGAATGA
- a CDS encoding sulfotransferase family protein, whose product MLLLMKKLTLANDRRTVLKSPPHTCRVKLLLELFPEASFIHIHRNPYVVFKSYMRSIRIMQEMMQLQRPDNSGLERRVIEQYRVMHDVFLEERPLVPKERFFELSYEALEKDPVLQIRSIYRHFNLPGFDALEPSLNSYLGTIRHYQKSELSDLSPELKKRISQAWGRYFEEWGYPA is encoded by the coding sequence TTGCTGCTGTTGATGAAGAAATTGACGCTGGCAAACGACCGCCGGACCGTCCTGAAATCGCCGCCCCATACCTGCCGGGTAAAATTGTTACTCGAACTGTTTCCCGAGGCATCCTTCATCCATATCCACCGCAATCCCTATGTCGTTTTCAAGTCATACATGCGCTCGATCAGGATCATGCAGGAGATGATGCAGCTACAGCGGCCGGATAACTCCGGGCTGGAGCGCAGAGTCATCGAGCAATACCGCGTCATGCATGACGTTTTCCTGGAGGAGCGGCCGCTGGTGCCGAAGGAGCGGTTTTTCGAGCTGTCCTATGAGGCGCTGGAGAAGGATCCGGTCTTGCAGATCCGGTCGATCTACCGTCACTTCAACCTGCCCGGATTTGACGCGCTGGAGCCGTCGTTGAATTCCTATCTGGGAACAATCAGGCATTACCAGAAGAGCGAACTCTCCGATCTCTCGCCCGAGTTGAAGAAAAGGATATCGCAGGCATGGGGCAGGTACTTCGAGGAATGGGGCTATCCGGCATAG
- a CDS encoding reverse transcriptase domain-containing protein: MSATTKPFAIDKWQVYEAYQAVKANAGAAGVDQQSIEAFEQDLKGNLYKIWNRMSSGSYFPPPVKAVAIPKKNGGVRILGVPTVADRVAQMVVKRVIEPELEARFLPDSYGYRPGRSALEAVAVTRQRCWQYPWVLEFDIKGLFDNIDHVLLLRALKKHVKCEWAMLYIKRWLTAPLQHADGTLEERTKGTPQGGVVTAMRQKTRKLNYRNRTDLSLADIARLHNPLLRGWLEYYGKFCRSAMYPVLRHFNKTLVAWAMKKYRRLKGHKIRAARFLEGLAEKQSYLFVHWQRGMVGAFA, translated from the coding sequence ATGAGTGCAACAACAAAACCATTTGCCATCGACAAGTGGCAGGTGTACGAAGCGTATCAAGCGGTCAAAGCCAATGCGGGCGCGGCCGGTGTGGATCAGCAGTCGATCGAGGCGTTCGAGCAGGATCTGAAGGGCAATCTCTACAAGATCTGGAATCGGATGTCCTCGGGAAGCTACTTTCCGCCGCCGGTCAAAGCGGTCGCCATTCCGAAGAAGAATGGTGGGGTGCGCATATTGGGCGTTCCGACGGTGGCCGATCGCGTGGCGCAGATGGTGGTCAAGCGGGTGATCGAGCCGGAACTCGAGGCGCGGTTTCTGCCGGACTCCTACGGGTATCGTCCCGGAAGATCGGCGTTGGAGGCCGTGGCGGTAACGCGTCAGCGTTGCTGGCAGTATCCCTGGGTGCTGGAATTCGATATCAAGGGCCTGTTCGACAACATCGACCACGTGCTGCTCCTTCGGGCGCTCAAGAAGCATGTCAAATGTGAGTGGGCCATGCTGTACATCAAGCGCTGGCTGACAGCGCCGCTGCAACATGCGGACGGAACCTTGGAGGAACGTACCAAGGGCACGCCACAGGGTGGTGTCGTCACGGCGATGCGGCAGAAGACACGCAAACTGAACTATCGGAATCGAACAGACCTGAGTCTGGCAGACATTGCCCGCCTGCATAACCCGCTCCTCAGGGGTTGGCTGGAGTATTACGGGAAATTCTGTCGCTCGGCGATGTACCCCGTGCTGCGGCACTTCAACAAAACGTTGGTGGCATGGGCGATGAAGAAGTACAGACGGCTGAAGGGCCACAAGATCCGCGCGGCTCGCTTTCTCGAAGGTCTCGCCGAGAAGCAGTCGTACCTCTTCGTGCACTGGCAACGAGGGATGGTCGGTGCGTTCGCTTGA
- a CDS encoding sulfotransferase translates to MFVTLNSIATSVQGARETREFQARIRDVRIKPPIFVLGHWRSGTTHLHNLLSLDPQFAYPNFYQVTNPRAIAPKMHNRYR, encoded by the coding sequence GTGTTCGTCACGCTCAACAGCATTGCGACATCGGTGCAAGGCGCGCGCGAAACCCGGGAATTCCAAGCGAGAATTCGCGACGTCCGGATCAAGCCCCCGATATTCGTTCTCGGGCATTGGCGCAGCGGGACGACGCATCTTCACAACCTGCTTTCGCTGGATCCGCAATTCGCGTATCCGAACTTCTATCAGGTCACGAATCCCAGGGCAATTGCACCTAAAATGCATAACCGGTACAGGTAA
- the pepA gene encoding flocculation-associated PEP-CTERM protein PepA translates to MKTQLKTASAVGAVLAAMAMSPQAQAIDTLVQFSTTGVGDGVTDGAAGGYDVVGINEFDWQSSGDLVILDNLTGTGSTANGALTDSFATWAGAAVVGDTVTFEIQGQARLNDMTDNGGGSVAPPTLDTNGAAGGDAGFEITVAFEATETATLIAAGILQFNTINGTYSYFYDDTPDSDVDSGTGFTDGIAFLSGDIVAVSGTFDGTNGSNLLTNTVTSYDSSYIQTDPTSNQPINDTTFDTLVSLRSTGEAAAHDAGDTIGFPQYTVVAADIGFKADANSEFSAVPEPGTLMLLGSGLLGLAGLRRRSTKEGAA, encoded by the coding sequence ATGAAAACGCAACTCAAGACAGCATCGGCGGTCGGCGCGGTCCTCGCGGCGATGGCCATGTCGCCGCAGGCCCAGGCCATCGACACGCTGGTCCAGTTCTCTACCACAGGTGTGGGCGATGGCGTCACCGACGGGGCGGCCGGCGGCTATGACGTCGTCGGCATCAACGAGTTCGACTGGCAGTCGTCCGGCGATCTGGTGATCCTGGACAACCTGACCGGGACCGGCTCCACCGCGAACGGCGCGCTCACCGACTCGTTCGCCACCTGGGCGGGCGCCGCCGTCGTCGGCGACACGGTGACCTTCGAGATCCAAGGCCAGGCCCGCCTGAATGACATGACGGATAATGGCGGCGGCAGCGTCGCGCCCCCGACGCTGGATACCAACGGCGCCGCCGGCGGAGACGCGGGCTTCGAGATCACCGTGGCGTTTGAGGCCACCGAGACGGCGACGCTCATCGCCGCAGGGATTCTTCAGTTCAACACCATCAACGGCACGTATTCGTATTTCTATGACGACACCCCGGACTCCGATGTGGACAGCGGCACCGGCTTCACTGACGGCATCGCCTTCCTGTCGGGCGATATCGTCGCCGTATCGGGAACATTCGACGGCACTAACGGCAGCAATCTTCTGACCAACACCGTCACCAGCTACGATTCGAGCTATATCCAGACCGATCCGACGTCCAACCAGCCGATCAACGACACGACTTTCGATACGTTGGTGTCTCTACGCTCGACAGGCGAGGCCGCGGCCCACGATGCCGGGGATACGATCGGCTTTCCGCAATATACCGTTGTGGCCGCCGACATTGGCTTTAAAGCCGATGCCAATTCGGAGTTCTCCGCGGTTCCCGAACCCGGCACCCTGATGCTGCTGGGCAGCGGCCTGCTGGGCTTGGCGGGACTGCGCCGGCGCTCGACCAAGGAGGGTGCAGCCTGA
- a CDS encoding nitroreductase family protein, with protein MAERETLLKILDLARWAPSGDNTQPWRFEIVSGDHIAVRGFDTRDHVLYDFDGHASHMGHGALLETLRIAASGFGLDATWTLRVGSRDNNPIYDVLLRESPGSAPDSLFRHIEQRVVQRRPMSMTPLTVEQRQVLAAAPGSAYQVQFLESLGDRLKVARLLWDNAYIRLTCPEAYEVHRKIIEWGARYSKDRIPEGAVGVDPVTARLMRWVMQRWGRVEFFNRYLLGTIAPRIQLDFLPALGCAGHLLLRPCEAPAGLVDYVRAGVAMQRLWLTASAVGLHLQPEMTPVIFRWYVQAGRRFSAVPEIGRRTLLLAGDFEALVGASERSAFVFFCRVGRSVVPGSRSLRKDLSELLVD; from the coding sequence GTGGCTGAGCGCGAAACGCTGCTGAAGATTCTTGATCTCGCGCGCTGGGCGCCGAGCGGCGACAATACCCAGCCGTGGCGCTTCGAGATCGTGAGTGGCGACCACATCGCGGTAAGAGGTTTCGACACCCGCGATCACGTCCTCTACGACTTTGACGGCCATGCCAGCCACATGGGCCACGGTGCGCTGCTCGAGACGCTCAGAATCGCGGCGTCGGGCTTCGGGCTCGACGCCACCTGGACCCTGCGCGTCGGCTCTCGGGACAACAATCCCATCTACGACGTGCTGCTGCGCGAGTCGCCCGGCTCCGCTCCCGATTCACTGTTCCGCCACATCGAACAGCGCGTCGTGCAGCGCCGGCCGATGTCGATGACGCCGCTTACCGTCGAGCAACGCCAGGTGCTGGCGGCCGCGCCCGGTTCGGCCTACCAGGTGCAGTTCCTCGAATCACTGGGCGACCGGCTCAAGGTTGCCCGGCTGCTGTGGGACAACGCCTATATCCGCCTGACTTGCCCGGAAGCCTATGAGGTGCATCGGAAAATCATCGAGTGGGGCGCGCGCTACAGCAAGGACCGAATTCCGGAAGGGGCGGTGGGGGTCGATCCGGTGACCGCCCGCCTGATGCGATGGGTGATGCAGCGCTGGGGGCGGGTGGAGTTTTTCAACCGCTACCTGCTGGGCACCATTGCGCCCCGTATTCAGCTGGATTTCCTGCCGGCGCTGGGTTGTGCGGGCCACCTCTTGCTGCGGCCGTGCGAGGCTCCCGCTGGGCTTGTCGATTACGTGCGCGCGGGCGTCGCGATGCAGCGTCTGTGGCTGACTGCAAGCGCCGTGGGGCTGCATCTTCAGCCGGAGATGACGCCGGTAATCTTTCGATGGTATGTCCAGGCCGGCAGGAGGTTTTCGGCCGTGCCGGAAATCGGCCGGCGCACGCTCTTGCTCGCCGGTGATTTCGAGGCTCTGGTGGGCGCAAGCGAGCGCAGCGCGTTCGTGTTCTTCTGCCGGGTCGGGCGCTCAGTGGTGCCGGGCTCGCGGTCGCTGCGCAAGGACTTGAGCGAATTGCTCGTCGACTGA
- a CDS encoding ThiF family adenylyltransferase — MVRTFDYDAAFVRNLGWVTALEQAQLRRKRIAIAGMGGVGGVHLTTLARLGIGAFNIADFDSFDLANFNRQAGATMSSLGRPKVDVLAELALDINPELDIRRFPKGVSDANLDKFLDGVDLYVDGLDFFSFAARRATFAACHRLGIPAVTAAPLGMGTAVLTFIPDGMSFEEYFCLEGCDEEEMAIRFLLGLSPGMLQRGYLADPSRVDLSEQRGPSTIAACQLCAGVTATEALKLLLGRGKVLAAPRGYQFDAYRNSFIKTWRPGGNRNPLQRLGLWLARKQLRRMKGSGVGRG, encoded by the coding sequence ATGGTGAGGACGTTTGATTACGACGCAGCGTTCGTGCGGAATCTCGGGTGGGTGACCGCCTTGGAGCAGGCGCAACTCCGACGCAAGCGTATCGCCATCGCCGGCATGGGGGGCGTCGGCGGCGTCCACCTCACCACGCTCGCGCGCCTGGGCATCGGCGCATTCAACATCGCCGACTTTGACTCCTTCGATCTCGCGAACTTCAACCGGCAGGCCGGCGCGACGATGTCCTCGCTCGGGCGGCCGAAGGTCGATGTCCTCGCGGAACTGGCGCTCGACATCAACCCGGAGCTGGACATCCGCCGCTTTCCGAAGGGCGTGTCGGACGCGAATCTCGACAAATTCCTCGACGGCGTCGATCTGTATGTCGACGGTCTCGATTTTTTCTCGTTTGCAGCGCGTCGTGCGACTTTTGCCGCCTGCCATCGCCTCGGCATCCCGGCCGTGACGGCCGCGCCGCTCGGGATGGGGACGGCGGTGCTGACCTTCATCCCGGATGGCATGAGCTTCGAGGAATATTTTTGCCTCGAAGGTTGTGACGAGGAGGAAATGGCGATCCGCTTCCTCCTCGGCCTGTCACCGGGAATGCTGCAGCGCGGCTACCTCGCCGATCCCTCGCGCGTCGATCTTTCCGAGCAACGCGGCCCTTCAACCATCGCCGCATGCCAGCTATGCGCCGGGGTGACCGCGACCGAAGCCTTGAAGCTGCTTCTTGGCCGGGGAAAGGTGCTAGCCGCGCCACGCGGCTATCAGTTCGACGCCTACCGCAACAGTTTCATCAAGACCTGGCGACCGGGCGGCAATCGCAATCCGCTGCAGCGGCTCGGGCTGTGGCTGGCACGGAAGCAACTGCGGCGCATGAAGGGATCGGGGGTGGGCCGTGGCTGA
- a CDS encoding antitoxin, with translation MVYARVFRSGNSQAVRLPKEFRLDTDRVEIFRRGDEIVLRELPGNAAAIFDALIELPVNFMSEGRNDVAPQEREAL, from the coding sequence ATGGTTTACGCCCGCGTCTTCCGCTCCGGCAACAGCCAGGCGGTCCGCCTGCCGAAGGAGTTTCGGCTCGATACGGACCGGGTCGAAATCTTCCGCCGCGGCGATGAAATCGTGCTGCGCGAACTGCCCGGCAATGCGGCCGCGATTTTCGATGCGCTAATCGAGCTGCCCGTCAACTTCATGTCTGAAGGGCGCAACGATGTCGCGCCACAGGAGCGGGAGGCGCTCTGA